The Actinopolymorpha sp. NPDC004070 genomic interval GTGGGCGGGGATCTACCTCGTGCCCCTCACCATCGGGTTCCTGCTCGCCGGGCCGGTGTCCGGCTACCTCTCCGACCGCTACGGCGCGCGGGCCTTCGCCACCGGCGGGCTGCTGGTGGTGGCCGCGACGTTCGTGGGCCTGCTGCTGTTGCCGGTGGAGTTTCCGTACTGGGCGTTCGCCGGGCTGATCGCGGTGAACGGCATCGGCTCAGGACTCTTCTCCTCCCCCAACACCTCCGCGATCATGAACAGCGTTCCGGCCGGCCAGCGCGGCGCGGCGGCCGGAATGCGCGGGACGTTCTTCAACTCCGGGACGTCGCTGTCCATCGGCATCTTCTTCTCGCTGATGATCGCCGGCCTGGCGAACTCGCTACCTGCCACGCTCACCCGCGGACTGGAGGAGCAGGGCGTCTCCTCCTCGGTCGCGGAGTCGGTGGGGCACCTGCCGCCGGTGGGCAGCCTGTTCGCGGCGTTCCTCGGCTACAACCCGATGGCCAAGCTGCTCGGGCCCACCGGCGCGCTGGACCACCTGCCGGCCTCGAACGTCGCGACGCTCACCGGCAAGGAGTTCTTTCCCCGGCTGATCGCCACGCCGTTTCACCACGGGCTGGTGATCGTGTTCGCCGCGGCTGCCATCATGACTGTCATCGGCGCCTTCGCCTCGCTGCTGCGGGGTGAGCGCTACGTCCACGGCGAACGCCAGACGATCGAGGAAGAGGGTGCCGCCGCATGACACACCACGCGACGACACGACCCGAGACCATGGACCGGGAGGAAGCCACCCGGCTCTACCTCGCCATCGCCCGGCTGTCGCGCTGGATGCGCCGGCAGGGCGCGTCCCAGCGCGGTGATCTCGGGCACGGCGGAATGTCCGCTCTGGCGACGTTGACCAACGCGGGTCCGATGCGGCTCGGCGACCTGGCCAACCGCGAGCAGGTCGCACCACCCACCCTGTCGCGGGTGGTGGCCTCGCTGGAGAGCGCGGGGTACGCCGTCCGCACCCCCGATCCCGCCGACCGCCGGGCGAGCATCGTGTCCGCCACCGAGGAGGGCCAGCAGATCGCCCGCGGCCTGCGCTCGCTGCGTACCGAAGCACTGCGCAACCGCGTCGAGCGGCTGACGCCCGAGCAGCACGAGGCGCTTGTCGCCGCGCTGCCGGCGCTGGAGGCACTGGTGGGCGACGACGCCTGAGCCGGGCCGCTGGGCCGGGGGCCCGCGGGGGCCGCGAGCTCAGGTGCGGTTCAGCCGGGCGAGTTCGCCGTCGACGTCGAAGTTCGCGGCCGGCCACTGCGGATCGAGCTCGGACAGCCGCTCCACCAGCAGCTTGGTGATGGCGAGGTTGCGGTACCACTTGCGGTCGGCGGGCACGACGTACCACGGGGCGGCGTCGGTGTTGGTGCGTTCCAGCGCGGCGGCGTAGGCGACCTGGTAGTCCTCCCAGCAGGCGCGCTCGTCGACGTCGCCGGGGTTGTACTTCCAGTACTTCGTCGGGTCCTCCAGCCGGGCGGTCAGCCGCTTCTTCTGTTCCTTCTTCGACAGGTGCAGGAAGCACTTGACGACGGTGACGCCGTTGCCGGTCAGCTCGCGTTCGAACTCGTTGATGACGTCGTAGCGGGTCATCCAGGTTTCCGGCGGGACGAGCTTGTGGACCCGGGCGACGAGCACGTCCTCGTAGTGCGAGCGGTCGAAGATCCCGAGGTAGCCGGGCTCGGGCAGCGCCTGGCGGATCCGCCACAGGAAGTCGTGCCGGAGCTCCTGCCGGGTGGGTGCCTTGAACGACGTGATCCGCACACCCTGCGGGTCCACCAGGCCGACCGAGTGGCGCAGCGTCCCGCCCTTGCCGGAGGTGTCCATTCCCTGCAGGACGAGCAGCAGGCTGCGGGTGCCACCGGTGTGGCCCTCGGCGAACAGCCGCTCCTGCAGTTCCGACACCGTGGGGGCCAGTTCGGCGAGCGCTCGTTTGCCGGCGCGCTTGCCGCCGTCGAATCCCGGGGTGGTGTCGGTGGGGAGCTTCGCCAGATCCACCGGCCCCGGCGGCAACGCGAGTACGTCAGCCAGCCGCTTGTTCACGTCGTCCCCGCTCATCCGGGCTCCGTTCGGTCCGTACGACATCCGCTGCCCGGCAAGTCTGCCCGCATCCGTGCCGGTGTGCGAGGGACGCGGACCGGCCCTGGCGTCCGCAGCGGTACGCGGGTCTGGTGGGATCGACCGGGTGCGCATCCTCACCACCGGCCCGGCCGAGCCCACATCGGCGACCGCGGAGCTGACCGACGCCGAACTCGCCGAGATCTACCGCTACCCGGCGGACAGGACCTGGCTGCGGGTCAACTTCGTCTCCTCGGTGGACGGCGCCGCGCAGGGACCCGACGGGCGGTCCGGGACTATTTCGGGCCGGCCCGACCGGCACGTCCTCGCCCTGCTGCGGGCGCTGTGCGACGTGGTCCTGGTCGGCGCCGGGACCGCGCGCGCCGAACGCTACGGACCGGCGACCATCCGGCCCGCGTTCACCGCGCTGCGGGAGAAGCTCGGCCTGGCGCCCACCCCGCCGATCGCCGTGGTGAGCCACTCCCTGGACCTGCCGGACAAGCTGCTGGCCGACCCGCGCACCGTCGTGATCACCTCCCGGGCCTGCTCCCCCGAGCGCCGGGCCGCCCTCGAGGGCCGGGTCGACGTCGCGATCGCCGGCGAGTTCGAGGTCGACGTGACCGAGGCCGTCGCCGCGCTGACCGAGCGGGGGTACCGGCGGATCCTCTCCGAGGGTGGCCCGAGCCTGTTCGCGGAACTGCTCGCCCGGTCGCTGGTCGACGAGGTGTGTCTCACCCAGTCGCCGGAACTGCTGGCCGGGCCGGCGATGCGGATCACCCACGGCCCGCTGCTGGCCGAACCCACCCGGCTCACGCTGGCCGCGCTGCTGGAGGAGGACGGCTTCGTGTTCCAGCGCTGGCTCACCGGTTCGCACCGTGAAACGCCGGGGTGACCTCGCCGGGCGGCAGCGGGTTCGGCCAGACTGGGCGGATGCAGCTGCCCGTGATGCCACCGGTCTCACCGATGCTCGCCAAGCCGGTCAAGCACATCCCCCACGGCGACCACAGCTACGAGCCCAAGTGGGACGGCTTCCGGTCGATCATCTTCCGCGACGGCGACGAGGTGGAGATCGGCAGCCGCAACGAGCGGCCGATGACGCGCTACTTCCCCGAGGTGGTGGCCGCGGTCCAGGCGAAACTGCCGGACCGGTGCGTGATCGACGGCGAGCTCGTGGTGCCCGACCGTGCCCGCGGGCGGCTCGACTTCGACACCCTGCAGCAGCGGATCCACCCCGCCGCCAGCCGGGTGCGGCTGCTGTCGGAGCAGACGCCCGCCCACTTCGTGGCGTTCGACCTGCTCGCCCTGGACGACCACGACCTCACCGGCGAGCCGTTCTCGGTCCGCCGCGCCGCCCTGGAGGAGGCGCTGGCCGGCGTCACCTCGCCGATCCACCTGACGCCCGCGACCACCGACCGCGGCCTGGCCGAGCGCTGGTTCCACCAGTTCGAGGGCGCCGGGCTGGACGGCGTGATCGCAAAGCCGTTGACCGGGCCGTACGAGCCGGACAAGCGGGTCATGTTCAAGATCAAGCACGAACGCACCGCCGACTGCGTGGTCGCGGGCTACCGCGTGCACAAGAGCGGCCCGGACGCGATCGGCTCGCTGCTGCTCGGTCTCTACAACGACGCGGGTGACCTGGCCAGCGTGGGCGTGATCGGCGCCTTCCCGTTGGCCCGGCGGCGGGAGCTGTTCACCGAGCTGCAGCCGCTGGTCACGACGTTCGACGACCACCCGTGGGCGTGGGCCAAGCAGGAAGGCGGCAGCCGTACGCCCCGCAACGCCGAGCAGAGCCGGTGGAGCGCCGGCAAGGACCTGTCGTTCGTGCCGCTGCGGCCCGAACGCGTCGTCGAGGTGCGCTACGACCACATGGAGGGCGTGCGCTTCCGGCACACCGCGCAGTTCGTCCGATGGCGCGAGGACCGCGAGCCGCAGTCGTGCCGTTACGACCAACTCGAGGAACCGGTCCGCTTCGATCTTGCCGAGATCCTGGGCCTGGAGTGACATTCTTTGCACCTCGCCACCCGCGCGGGACGATGAACCTCAGGGACATGGAGGTCCGCGATGTATGAGGTCGTACTCCTGATCGAGAAGCCGCTGTCGCAGGTCGACGCGGGCCAGATCGCCGGACTCTACGGAGCCGGCACCCATCCAGGGCGCACCCACGTGCACGTGCTGCTGCCGGTGGAGGACGCCTCGGCGCGGGTGGAGTCGGCGCTCGGGTCCATCGCCGCCAGCGAGGTGCTGGCCACCTCGGCCCTGAACTTCCCCGACGTCGACCTGGCCAAGATCCAGGCCGAGATCGTCGAACGCAGCCAGGCCGCGCTCGAGGAGAGCCTGACCGCTCTTGCCGACCGCGGCTGCGCCGTCGACGGCGAGGTCACCTCCGCCGAGCCGGTCGAGGCGCTGTCGAACGCGGTCCGGGAGCGCCAGGCCTCCGAGGTGGTCATCCTCACCCGCCCGCACGTGGTCGCGGAGTTCTTCCACGTCGACTGGACGTCCAAGGCGCGCCGCCGCCTCGGCGTGCCGTGCCTGCACCTCATCGAGCACAGGGACCCGGCGAAGCCCGGCGATCCGTCGGTGCGCGACGAGCGGTCGGTCTGACGACGTTCCTTCGCGTCGCCTGACGTCGCCCGCGTCGCTCCCCTCGGCCACTCACCTCGGTGGCAGCTCGGCGGGCTGGTCGTCGAGTTCGGCCAGCTTGCGGTCGAGGAAGTCGCGTTCGGCGTCGTTCCCGGTCAGCTCGCGGGCTCTCGTGTAGGCGGCCCGGGCAGCGGTGTGGTCGCCGGTCCGCCGGAGGAAGTCGGCCCGGGCGACGAGCAACGGCTGGTAGTCGCCGAGCCGCTCCTCCAAGCCCTCGAGAAGGGCCAGCCCGGCGTCTGCTCCGGAGGTCTCGGCGACGGCGACCGCGCGGTTGAGCCGGACGACGGGCGAGCCGTCGGTGAGGCGTTCGAGTCGTTCGTACAGCTGGGCGATGGCCGCCCAGTCGGTGTCGGAGGCCTCGGACGCGCTGGCGTGTTCGGCGGCGATCGCCGCCTGCAGGAGGTACGCCGACAACCGCCCGTACGACGCCGCCCGCTCGACCAGCGCGACACCCTCGTCGATCTCGGCCCGGTGCCAGCGGGAACGGTCCTGGTCGGGCAGGACCACGAGCCTGCCCCCCTCGTCGGTGCGCGCGTCCCGCCGGGAGTGCTGCAGCACCATCAGCGCGAGCAAAGCCACCGGCTCCGGCTCCGCGGGCAGCAGCGCGGCCACCACCCGGGTCAACCGGATCGCCTCCGCGCACAGTCCGCTGCGCACGAGGGTCTCCCCCGACGACGCCGCGTGCCCCTCGGTGAAGACGAGATACAGGACCGCGAGGACACCACCGAGCCGCGCGGGCAGATCCGCGCCACGCGGCACGCGGTAAGGAATGCCGGCCGCGGCGATCTTCTTCTTCGCCCGGGTGATCCGGGCCGCCATGGTGGGCTCGGACACCAGGAACGCGCGGGCGATCTCGGCTGTGGTGAGGCCACCGACCATGCGGAGGGTGAGCGCCACGCGGGCCGGCATCGCCAGCGCCGGGTGGCAACAGGTGAACAACAGCCGGAGGCGCTCGTCCGGTATCTCCTCCTCGGCACTGCCGGCCACGAGGTCGGCGAGGTCGGTGGTGTCCGCGGTGCCGGTCACCCCGGCCGGCTCGGCGTCGACCACGAGCAGGGGCAGCTTGCGGGCCAGGGTCTTCTCCCGGCGCAACTGGTCGACGCCGCGGCGGCGGGCGGTGGTGAGCAGCCAGGCCTCCGGCCGGTCGGGTACACCGTCCACGGCCCAGTGCCGGAGGGCGCGCTCGAAGGCGTCGGCCAGCGACTCCTCCGCAATCTCCAGACTGCGCAGCTGGCCGGTCAGCAGTGCGAGCAGCCGGCCCCAGTGGTCGGTGAACGCCTGCTCGACCGCCGCGCTCGCGGCCCGTTCGTCCGTCATCGCCGTGCCGTGCACCTGTTCCTCGGGTTCTTCTGGTTCCTCAGGTCCCCACGCGCCCGTCAACCGCGGCTTGCGGTCAGGCCTTCTTCGCCCGGCTGGGCTGCACTCGCATCGGCTCACCCGGCATCTTCGGGTAGTCGGGCGGGTAGGGAAGGTCACCCAGGTCGTGATCACGGGCGTCCCGATCGGCCCACTCCAGCAGGGGCGTGAGGTCGTACGCCTCCTCGCTTACTCCAGCGTGCAGGTCGCCCACCTCGGCGAACCGCTTGGGCATCGTCTCCAGGTCGAAGTCTTCGGGTCGGACCTCGGTCAGCTCGTCCCAGCGCAGCGGAGCCGACACGGTCGCCCGCGGGTTGGCCCGCAGGGAGTACGCCGAGGCGATCGTGCGGTCACGGGCCATCTGGTTGTAGTCGACGAACACCTTCTCGCCGCGCTCCTCCTTCCACCACGAGATCGTCACGTGGTCCGGCATCCGGCGTTCCAGCTCCCGGCCCAGGGCGATCACGGCGCGGCGTACCTCGGTGAACGTCCACCGCGGTTGGATCGGGACGTAGACGTGCAGGCCGCGGCCACCGGAGGTCTTCGGCCAGCCCTCCATGCCGAGCTCGTGCAGCAACTCCCGCACCTGCGGTGCCACCGCCACCGCGTGGGTGAAGTCGGTGCCGGGCTGAGGATCGAGGTCGATCCGGATCTGGTCGGGATGGTCGACGTCGGCGCGGCGTACCGGCCAGGGGTGGAACGTCAGCGTGCCGAGGTTGGCCGCCCAGGCGACCACCGCGAGCTCGGTCGGGCACACCTCGTCGGCGAACCGCCCGCTCGGGAACGCGATGCGGGCGGTCTCCACCCACTCGGGCGCACCCTTGGGTATGCGCTTCTGGTAGAACGCGTCACCGCGGTTGTCGGCCCGAGTGGACAGCTTCGCGCCCTCGAACACGCCGCCGGGCCAGCGCTCCAGGGTCGTCGGCCGCTCGCGGAGCGCGCCGAGGATGCCTTCACCGACGGACAGGAAGTAGCGCACCACGTCCCGCTTGGTGAAGCCCCGCTCGGGAAAGTAGATCTTGTCGGGGTTGGTGAGGCGGACGGTGCGGTCACCGACCTCGATCTCTTCGTACGGCGTCGCCATGGTCGAACGCTAGCGTGCCCCACCCCCAGGCCGGGCCGGTAGCGACCGAAGCAACCCAGGGTCTGTCCTAGTCCCGCACCGGGCGGACCGTGAACTCGTGGCTCACCACCCGAGGAGAGTCGACCGTCCCCGTGAGCTGCGGCGTGCAGAGCAGGGTGCTGGCGCCCACCACCGTCTCCGCCGTCCGGTCACCGAAGCAGCCGGCGGCCCAGGACCGCGCCGGTCCGGCGCCGCCGAACTTCCCGACGACCAGCCCGGTGAGAGTCCGCGCGGTGTCCCGCAACCCAGGGTTGACACTCCCACCGGCTGCCGGCGCGGACGCCGTCAGCGCGGTGATGTCCTGGTCGGGACCCTTGATCCGTGGACGGGGAAACGTCAGGTGGACCTTGACGTCGCCCCGAGTGCATGTCATCGACTCCTCCGTCCGGTGGCAGGTCATCCCCTGTCTGCCGAGGGCCTCCGACACCTCCTTCGGGGTGATCAGGCTGAGGCCCGGCGTGTAGTCCAGGTCACCGCTCTCCTCGCCGCGGCGCAGTTCGAAGCTGGAGGGACCGGACGTGCGTACCATCACGGCGACGTCGGCCACCGATGTCTGCGCCGTCTCCCGGCTCTTGTCCGACAGCGACTTCCGCATCGCCTTGTCGAACTCCGGACGCTCGCCGGCGGGGATCGCGGCCAATCCCAGCACGGTGAAGGTGCGGTACGCCACGGCCGACACGTCCGGCTCCCCGCCGAAGTTGTTGCCGGTGCCGGAGTCCAGCTTCGACCAGGCCGGGTCGGGGCGTACGTCCGCGTCGACGCGGACGACCTCCTCGCGGCCGGTCAGCATGGTCACCTTCGCCACGAACGGTGCGGGATCGTTCCCGGTCTGGACGCAGGTCAGCAGCGCGGAACGGTTGCCGGGGGTGCGGGTACACGAGAAACCGGCGGAGGTGAGGCTCGCGCGCAACGCCGTTCCCATCGCGCCGCCGGTGCCACCGGGCTCGGCGTAGGTCGGCACGTCACGCGGACTGTCCGCCTGCTTGCCGTAGTAGTCGCCGGGGTCCTCGGTGGAGCTGCGGTGCCAGTTCTTTCCGAACCACACCGCGCCCGCGCCCGCGGCGACGAGGACGATCACCAGGCCGACCACTCCGAGTACGAGACCGGCACGCCGCCTGCGCGGCTCCGGCGTGGAAGGGGGCCGGCCCTGCACGGGCGGGTGACCCGTGGGGCGGGACGGCGGTGGGCCTCCGGGAGCCGTACGCCCGGGTGCCGGACCGGCGACGGGTGGGGCCGGCGCCCGTCCCGGGACCTGTCCGTGTGGCGGTTCCTGGGGGTGCCGGCCCTGAGCGCTCGGCCCTTGCCAGGGGCCTGGCGGCGGCCCCTGCTGCGGGCCCGGCCGAGGGTCCTGTCGCGGGCCCCGTGGCCTGCCCTGCGGGTCCTGCTGCGGAGCCCGGCGGGGATCTTGCCGCGGACCGTGGGCCGGGCCCTGCCGCGGACCCTGGGCTGGTGGTCCCGGCCGACGGCCTGCTGGAGGTTGCACTGGCCAGCTTCTCCCCTCGGCGCGTCGGTCGGGACGGACCTGGCGCCATGTCGGTTCAGTCGGATGGCAGGTCATGCGGTAGGTCGGGCGAGCGTTGCCCGGCCCGTCACCGGGAGTGCCGCCAGCACCACGAGGGCGACCTGTGGGTACCTTTACCGGCGCTTCGCCCAATGTCAAAGTCGGGCAGATGGTGCGCAACCGGACCACGTGCAGACGGCATACTGGGCGACCATGAGCCAACCGCCACCGGGACGTCCGGACGAGGCCCGTCGGCGATCCGGCGGCCCGCCCGGGCCGCAGGGCCCGCCGCCCGGACGGTCTGGTCCGTCTTCGCCCAGCCAGTCCGGAGCACACCCTCGTCCGGGTCCCCCCTGGCACAGCGCACCGCCCGGGCAGAACACCCCACCGCCTGGGCAGTCCCAGCGTCCGGGCCAGGCACCGCCGCACTACCACCCGGACAGGAGACAGGGCCCGAACGATCGGCAGCGCCCACCTGGGCCTCAGGGCAGCGCTCCGCTCGGCGGACCACCGCCTGCGCAGCAGGGTCCTCCACCCGGACGGCAGGGCCAACCGTGGCCGGCGCCGACCTGGGCGGCACCGCCCGGCGGGCCCCACCAGCCGCCGGAGGCACCGCCCAGGCGACGCCGGAAGCTCTGGTGGCTCCTGGGCGGCGGCCTTGTCATGATCCTTCTCGTCGCAGTGACAGTCGGCGGCTACGTCTTCGGCGGGGGCGTGCTGGGCGGTGGTTTCGGCGGGTCGGCGCCGCACGAGGAGAAGACCAGTCCCGCGGCCGCGCCCGTGGCCGCCACCGAGCTCACCGGTCCGCTCACCAGCCGGGGATTCACCTGTTACGACACGCAGGCGTCCCCTACCAAGGTGCGGTCGTGTTACCGCACCGAGTCCGACGGCACCCGGGTGACGGTTCGCATCGGGTCCGGGAGTGACGACAGGGCGGCCCTGGTGGAGATCGACGCCGCACCGGTCACCGGTGTCCGCGGAACGGTCCGGCCCCCCGGCGACGCGATCAGCCCCGTGCGGGAGGTTGT includes:
- a CDS encoding MarR family transcriptional regulator, producing the protein MTHHATTRPETMDREEATRLYLAIARLSRWMRRQGASQRGDLGHGGMSALATLTNAGPMRLGDLANREQVAPPTLSRVVASLESAGYAVRTPDPADRRASIVSATEEGQQIARGLRSLRTEALRNRVERLTPEQHEALVAALPALEALVGDDA
- a CDS encoding polyphosphate kinase 2 family protein; amino-acid sequence: MSGDDVNKRLADVLALPPGPVDLAKLPTDTTPGFDGGKRAGKRALAELAPTVSELQERLFAEGHTGGTRSLLLVLQGMDTSGKGGTLRHSVGLVDPQGVRITSFKAPTRQELRHDFLWRIRQALPEPGYLGIFDRSHYEDVLVARVHKLVPPETWMTRYDVINEFERELTGNGVTVVKCFLHLSKKEQKKRLTARLEDPTKYWKYNPGDVDERACWEDYQVAYAAALERTNTDAAPWYVVPADRKWYRNLAITKLLVERLSELDPQWPAANFDVDGELARLNRT
- a CDS encoding pyrimidine reductase family protein, encoding MRILTTGPAEPTSATAELTDAELAEIYRYPADRTWLRVNFVSSVDGAAQGPDGRSGTISGRPDRHVLALLRALCDVVLVGAGTARAERYGPATIRPAFTALREKLGLAPTPPIAVVSHSLDLPDKLLADPRTVVITSRACSPERRAALEGRVDVAIAGEFEVDVTEAVAALTERGYRRILSEGGPSLFAELLARSLVDEVCLTQSPELLAGPAMRITHGPLLAEPTRLTLAALLEEDGFVFQRWLTGSHRETPG
- a CDS encoding ATP-dependent DNA ligase; translated protein: MQLPVMPPVSPMLAKPVKHIPHGDHSYEPKWDGFRSIIFRDGDEVEIGSRNERPMTRYFPEVVAAVQAKLPDRCVIDGELVVPDRARGRLDFDTLQQRIHPAASRVRLLSEQTPAHFVAFDLLALDDHDLTGEPFSVRRAALEEALAGVTSPIHLTPATTDRGLAERWFHQFEGAGLDGVIAKPLTGPYEPDKRVMFKIKHERTADCVVAGYRVHKSGPDAIGSLLLGLYNDAGDLASVGVIGAFPLARRRELFTELQPLVTTFDDHPWAWAKQEGGSRTPRNAEQSRWSAGKDLSFVPLRPERVVEVRYDHMEGVRFRHTAQFVRWREDREPQSCRYDQLEEPVRFDLAEILGLE
- a CDS encoding DUF6596 domain-containing protein; this encodes MTDERAASAAVEQAFTDHWGRLLALLTGQLRSLEIAEESLADAFERALRHWAVDGVPDRPEAWLLTTARRRGVDQLRREKTLARKLPLLVVDAEPAGVTGTADTTDLADLVAGSAEEEIPDERLRLLFTCCHPALAMPARVALTLRMVGGLTTAEIARAFLVSEPTMAARITRAKKKIAAAGIPYRVPRGADLPARLGGVLAVLYLVFTEGHAASSGETLVRSGLCAEAIRLTRVVAALLPAEPEPVALLALMVLQHSRRDARTDEGGRLVVLPDQDRSRWHRAEIDEGVALVERAASYGRLSAYLLQAAIAAEHASASEASDTDWAAIAQLYERLERLTDGSPVVRLNRAVAVAETSGADAGLALLEGLEERLGDYQPLLVARADFLRRTGDHTAARAAYTRARELTGNDAERDFLDRKLAELDDQPAELPPR
- the ligD gene encoding non-homologous end-joining DNA ligase; this translates as MATPYEEIEVGDRTVRLTNPDKIYFPERGFTKRDVVRYFLSVGEGILGALRERPTTLERWPGGVFEGAKLSTRADNRGDAFYQKRIPKGAPEWVETARIAFPSGRFADEVCPTELAVVAWAANLGTLTFHPWPVRRADVDHPDQIRIDLDPQPGTDFTHAVAVAPQVRELLHELGMEGWPKTSGGRGLHVYVPIQPRWTFTEVRRAVIALGRELERRMPDHVTISWWKEERGEKVFVDYNQMARDRTIASAYSLRANPRATVSAPLRWDELTEVRPEDFDLETMPKRFAEVGDLHAGVSEEAYDLTPLLEWADRDARDHDLGDLPYPPDYPKMPGEPMRVQPSRAKKA